A portion of the Carya illinoinensis cultivar Pawnee chromosome 11, C.illinoinensisPawnee_v1, whole genome shotgun sequence genome contains these proteins:
- the LOC122281365 gene encoding protein FAR1-RELATED SEQUENCE 5-like, whose protein sequence is MEKGEEHSSRLIPSSPNRPTTGIPSTSLSFRNYMHMHGFYGEFPTWSPALMQHPDGYQYPCGIQEGNDGYPTPVMTTGSAASERGDVAETPNCRETEFPSTSARVEEPNCDRPDSMETEDEIGETSQLDNEIGGDTILEPKSKMEFNSFEEVMTYYKQYAKSIGFGVMTRRTEKGDDGTVKYATLGCARGGKARNRTLNVARPRPTGKTECKTKINVLKVDGKFQLTTVNNIHNHGLSPKKARFFRCNREVSDSVKRVLDTNDLAGIRMNKSFGSLVVGTGGFENLPFLEKDCRNYIDKARHLRLGAGGAGALQEYFLRMQYKNPGFFASMDLDDEGRLKNVFWADPRSRAAYEDFGDVVTFDTTYLTNRYGMPFAPFVGVNHHGQSILLGAGLISSEDTATFVWLFKTWLQCMDGIAPRAIITDQDRAMKNAIAIVFPKSRHRFCLWHILKKVPEKLSSYSAYKSGMKSALMKSVYDSQNVEEFESSWAELITTYNLEENAWLQTLYTERAHWVPAFLKDTFWAGMSTTQRSESMNAFFDCYVHAKTKLKEFVDQFDNALKKKIENENTSDFHSFSVTIPCISRSPIEKKFQECYTNAKFREVQRELQCLIDLSPELLKRDGGVKTYLVEDEVHVEEFTKTVRYSVDFSDVDTTMKCSCGLFQMRGILCRHILAVFKCNGLKVLPNQYILDRWRKDIRRRYTLIDCSYDAGGQRADANRYSTLLNICYKMITHAAGSKKHTEDALQKLHAMITLYSENQEAPSRTCTGSNVIPSIPETETCVGSQKVLSPLVVRGKGRPPSLRRASVMEKEMRKVKSKANNATVKKKRKQRAGGDTPMLDTCRNLFGPSEADISNVGLMESHPLEDSPVVDISGTQRQESIIASQESMHFGMDGSQPVAVDESQPRIGVRFQCSISSIDVGQLAETGSKQ, encoded by the exons AtggaaaaaggggaagaacaTTCATCTCGGCTAATACCATCTAGCCCAAATCGCCCAACCACG GGCATACCATCAACCTCTCTAAGCTTCAGAAATTACATGCACATGCACGGTTTCTATGGAGAATTTCCTACGTGGTCACCAGCCCTAATGCAACACCCAGATGGCTACCAATATCCATGTGGAATTCAAGAG GGCAATGATGGTTACCCAACGCCTGTTATGACTACTGGATCTGCCGCGAGCGAAAGGGGTGATGTAGCAGAAACACCCAATTGTAGGGAAACTGAGTTCCCATCTACCTCCGCTAGAGTTGAAGAACCCAATTGTGATAGACCAGATTCTATGGAAACTGAGGATGAAATTGGCGAGACATCTCAGTTAGATAATGAAATTGGTGGTGACACGATTTTAGAGCCCAAGTCGAAGATGGAGTTTAATTCTTTTGAAGAAGTAATGACTTATTATAAGCAGTATGCTAAGAGTATtgggtttggggtgatgacaaGAAGGACTGAGAAGGGTGATGATGGGACTGTCAAATATGCCACCCTCGGTTGTGCCCGGGGTGGAAAGGCCCGTAATAGGACGTTGAATGTCGCCAGGCCACGTCCGACAGGAAAGACGGAGTGTAAGACGAAGATTAATGTCTTAAAAGTAGACGGAAAGTTTCAGTTGACAACGGTTAATAACATTCATAACCACGGCCTCAGTCCAAAAAAAGCCCGATTCTTTCGATGTAATCGAGAAGTTAGTGATTCCGTAAAAAGAGTCTTAGATACAAATGATCTGGCTGGTATCCGAATGAATAAGAGTTTCGGATCTCTTGTCGTTGGCACGGGAGGTTTCGAAAACCTCCCGtttttggaaaaggattgtCGGAATTACATCGATAAGGCAAGACATCTAAGGCTTGGCGCTGGTGGTGCTGGAGCGCTTCAGGAATATTTTTTACGGATGCAATACAAGAATCCTGGGTTCTTCGCGTCGATGGATCTAGATGACGAAGGGAGGTTGAAGAATGTCTTCTGGGCAGACCCTCGTAGTAGGGCAGCCTATGAAGATTTCGGTGACGTGGTtacattcgacaccacatatCTGACGAACAGATATGGGATGccttttgcaccatttgttggtgtaaaccaccatggccaGTCAATTCTTTTGGGAGCAGGATTGATATCCAGTGAGGATACGGCAACGTTTGTGTGGTTATTCAAGACTTGGTTAcagtgtatggatggtatagctCCTAGAGCTATTATCACAGATCAGGACAGAGCAATGAAGAATGCTATTGCTATTGTTTTCCCAAAAAGTCGACATCGATTTTGTTTGTGGCATATACTGAAAAAAGTTCCTGAGAAGCTTTCCTCCTATTCTGCCTATAAAAGTGGGATGAAGAGTGCCTTGATGAAATCTGTGTATGATTCCCAAAATGTTGAGGAATTTGAAAGCTCTTGGGCGGAGTTAATCACCACTTACAACTTGGAGGAGAATGCTTGGCTGCAAACTTTATACACTGAGCGTGCGCATTGGGTACCGGCATTCTTGAAAGATACATTTTGGGCGGGGATGAGTACAACGCAGCggagcgagagcatgaatgctttttttgatTGTTATGTTCACGCTAAGACAAAAttgaaagagtttgtcgatCAGTTTGACAACGCATTGAAgaaaaagattgagaatgaaaataccTCTGACTTTCACTCCTTCAGCGTCACCATTCCCTGTATATCTAGATCTCCGATTGAAAAGAAGTTTCAAGAATGTTACACGAATGCAAAATTCAGGGAAGTTCAGCGAGAACTTCAATGTCTTATAGATTTGTCTCCAGAGTTGCTTAAGAGAGATGGTGGTGTAAAGACGTACCTTGTAGAGGATGAGGTTCATGTGGAAGAATTCACAAAGACTGTCAGATATTCAGTGGACTTTAGTGATGTGGATACCACCATGAAGTGTTCATGTGGGCTATTTCAGATGAGGGGTATATTGTGCAGGCATATATTGGCTGTATTTAAATGCAATGGTTTGAAAGTTTTGCCGAATCAGTATATTTTGGATAGATGGAGGAAGGACATTAGGAGGAGGTACACGTTAATCGACTGCAGCTATGATGCAGGGGGTCAGCGAGCAGATGCTAACAGATATTCTACTCTATTGAATATCTGTTATAAGATGATTACTCACGCAGCTGGTTCAAAAAAACATACTGAGGATGCATTACAGAAGTTGCATGCAATGATTACGTTATATAGTGAGAACCAAGAAGCTCCATCTAGAACATGCACGGGTTCCAATGTTATTCCTTCGATACCGGAGACAGAAACATGTGTGGGTTCACAGAAAGTACTCAGTCCGCTAGTAGTAAGAGGGAAAGGCAGACCACcatctctgaggagagcatcaGTTATGGAAAAAGAGATGCGGAAAGTTAAATCGAAAGCGAACAATGCAACAGTCAAGAAAAAACGTAAACAG AGAGCTGGGGGAGATACACCTATGCTTGACACgtgcaggaatttatttggcccTTCAGAGGCAGATATATCCAATGTTGGATTGATGGAG AGCCACCCTCTTGAAGACAGTCCAGTTGTTGACATTAGTGGAACCCAGCGCCAAGAATCAATAATCGCCAGTCAAGAAAGC ATGCACTTTGGGATGGATGGATCACAACCGGTTGCGGTAGATGAGTCACAACCACGGATTGGG GTACGGTTCCAATGTTCTATTTCATCTATTGATGTTGGTCAGCTTGCCGAAACAGGGTCGAAGCAATGA
- the LOC122281523 gene encoding uncharacterized protein LOC122281523, producing MSSSTTTSSTSFGKRTPGHPLCFCEIEAQMRYSNTKKNPGRAFLSCAKYNKEGIPYCKYFKWVEDDEYMALDREETHNEVLSKEKELKKLINDFENLIIELRRRADEINLVLSNRNEELLRELVAVVREAEIRRSRTLLRVFWTFAFVVAYYLIVHR from the exons ATGTCATCATCCACAACGACGTCCTCTACCTCTTTTGGCAAACGAACTCCGGGCCATCCATTATGCTTTTGTGAGATTGAAGCCCAAATGAGatactcaaatacaaaaaaaaatccaggCCGAGCCTTCCTAAGTTGTGCAAAGTACAACAAAGAG GGAATTCCATATTGTAAGTATTTCAAGTGGGTAGAGGATGATGAATACATGGCATTGGATCGTGAAGAAACTCACAATGAAGTATTAAGTAAGGAGAAAGAGCTGAAGAAACTAATCAACGACTTTGAAAACCTCATTATTGAGTTGCGTAGAAGAGCAGATGAGATAAATTTAGTACTGTCCAATAGAAATGAGGAGTTACTGAGGGAGTTGGTTGCTGTTGTACGTGAAGCTGAAATAAGACGTTCACGCACATTACTCCGTGTGTTTTGGACTTTTGCTTTTGTTGTAGCATATTACTTGATAGTACATAGGTGa